Proteins encoded in a region of the Zea mays cultivar B73 chromosome 2, Zm-B73-REFERENCE-NAM-5.0, whole genome shotgun sequence genome:
- the LOC103647425 gene encoding LOW QUALITY PROTEIN: WRKY transcription factor WRKY76 (The sequence of the model RefSeq protein was modified relative to this genomic sequence to represent the inferred CDS: inserted 2 bases in 1 codon), protein MLLMDSARRAGCSPVCLDLIVGLSPSSDPETTADSQRLELDRPAAGCRATSSLSDEQARTLEARLTQVSEENRRLTETIAYLYSTTPPPPRXSGRKKSRDSLEAPSNSSDGGKTTDHADEATCRRVKVARARVCTRIDPSDATTLAVKDGYQWRKYGQKVTRDNPSPRAYFRCAYGPSCPVKKKVQRSAEDSSVLVATYEGEHNHPCPTRAGDLPSSATASGSVPRSISNSINSSGPAITLDLTMNGAGGVRVLEGAEAPDLRKLCQEIASPDFRTALVEQMARSLTKDCKFTDALAAAILQQLPGY, encoded by the exons ATGCTGCTCATGGACTCGGCGCGCCGCGCCGGCTGCTCCCCGGTCTGCTTGGACCTCATCGTCGGCCTTTCTCCGTCGAGCGACCCAGAAACGACAGCTGACAGTCAGAGACTGGAACTGGACCGTCCCGCCGCTGGCTGCAGGGCGACATCGTCCTTGTCTGACGAGCAG GCGAGGACCCTGGAGGCCAGGCTCACCCAGGTCAGCGAGGAGAACCGGCGGCTCACCGAGACGATCGCCTACCTGTACAGCACCACGCCACCACCACCACG CAGCGGCAGGAAGAAGAGCAGGGACAGCCTGGAGGCGCCGTCGAACTCGAGCGACGGCGGCAAGACCACCGACCATGCCGACGAGGCCACGTGCAGGCGGGTCAAGGTCGCCAGGGCCAGGGTCTGCACCCGGATCGACCCCTCCGACGCCACCACCCTCGCCGTCAAAGACGGCTACCAGTGGCGCAAGTACGGCCAGAAGGTGACGCGCGACAACCCGTCCCCGAGAGCCTACTTCCGCTGCGCGTACGGACCCTCCTGCCCCGTGAAGAAGAAG GTGCAGAGGAGCGCGGAGGACAGCTCCGTGCTGGTGGCCACGTACGAGGGCGAGCACAACCACCCGTGCCCAACGCGCGCCGGCGACCTCCCCAGCTCTGCAACGGCGAGCGGGTCCGTGCCGCGCTCCATCTCTAACTCCATCAACTCCTCCGGCCCGGCCATCACGCTGGACCTCACCATGAACGGAGCGGGCGGCGTGCGGGTGCTCGAGGGCGCCGAGGCGCCCGACCTCAGGAAGCTGTGCCAGGAGATCGCGTCGCCGGATTTCCGGACAGCGCTGGTGGAGCAGATGGCGCGCTCGCTCACCAAGGACTGCAAGTTCACCGACGCGCTGGCTGCCGCGATCCTGCAACAGCTGCCGGGGTACTAG